In Aricia agestis chromosome 16, ilAriAges1.1, whole genome shotgun sequence, one genomic interval encodes:
- the LOC121734933 gene encoding ribonuclease 3 — MSIPPVNFTVPPPHLGVPPPITPVAGPSWDDPPLPPPIYNHPPPFPPQNVPVEFPHPYLPPVPLNVPPPTHYPPPAPTYTPHGAHSYPYPDARYQSPRHPYEKHAPRHSSWEPKSASESFDPSKSLRRRYSPSERRHERDRSYERERRAKEHRHREYYRSSRSPSSSRRHSRSPSRHSYRDKEDYYREKYYRDRERYYEERRRHEYERRRSPSHYSDHRRSHSRSYDRRHYRSPERRHSRHPEPHYSHSRHRSPSSRSRSETQKPMTDREKILEDFKKNYCKTSEDFIRKMEKWSKEHNSDEEENPKMWYRSSPAELYYKAIERGVEQTNKLEKICEKFHKTLIERGRNARPEKDELPPLKLKSKVCKHGMDDKSSSSSSSESDGCIDDESLQGYTDRILLELQRKQSHPRRLHPELWFNNTGEMNGGPLCRCSARARRYGIPHGVYAGETKYPKCVPTQSNIDRLYHYRITVSPPTNFLIKAPTIIAHDEHEFLFSGFSMFSHYKLAKLPKCKVIRFNIEYTILYVEEPAPQNFTIQELDMFEEYLFTELLELIDLDLGKSTDTTCSQFHFMPRFVRFLPEGGCEVLSMCEVLKYLISESGPLIPRETLPRVHEMDHYSWQKFVDRIKGMIVTYPGKKPCSVRVDQVDRSPPTADKNSEEAKSYYPEIVHFGIRPPQLSYAGNPEYQKAWRYYVKCRHLIANMAKPSFEERQKLAAKEAKLQEMRTQSKMKRDVTVAISSEGFHTTGLMCDVVQHAMLIPVLVRHLRFHKSLDCLEEKIGYVFKQRSLLQTAFTHPSYRETFGTNPDHARNSLTNCGIRQPEYGDRRIHYTRKKGIVTLINIMSRFGKLSETESEIKHNERLEFLGDAVVEFISSIHLFRMFPGLAEGGLATYRASIVQNQHLAQLAKNIGLEQYMLYAHGADLCREVVMRHAMANCFEALMGALFLDGGLEITDRVFSLALWHNEPDLLEVWSRERPHPLQEQEPLGDRHYIKDFEFLQRLTKFEDSIGVQFKHIRLLARAFTDRSVGFTHLTMGSNQRLEFLGDTVLQLVVSDRLYRHFPDHHEGHLSLLRSSLVNNRTQSMVCDDLDMSTYAIYNNPKSKPTTKKHKADLLEAFLGALYIDKNLEYCQVFCNACLFPRLQEFILNQDWNDPKSKLQQCCLTLRSMEGGEPDIPMYKVIECLGPTNTRVYTVGVYFRGQRLAAARGHSIQEAEMNAAETALSAAHELFPQLDHQKRVIAKSIRKKKNHPNNRYSLLDKMESKRKAMRENMPKAYRLDSRASSEESSVHEVSDIEEAPPTNKSDDDSGCDAESEAEEGEEDKLENVQVSSLLNDMQRIKEDFIKRNEYEKLKEKCRNSDSDN, encoded by the exons ATGTCTATACCTCCAGTAAATTTCACCGTTCCGCCGCCGCACTTAGGAGTTCCTCCGCCAATCACACCAGTTGCGGGGCCATCTTGGGACGACCCGCCTCTTCCACCTCCCATTTACAACCATCCTCCCCCATTTCCGCCGCAAAACGTTCCGGTAGAATTTCCCCATCCCTACTTGCCTCCGGTTCCATTGAACGTTCCTCCTCCGACTCACTATCCGCCACCAGCACCTACCTATACACCCCATGGGGCGCATAGCTACCCATACCCAGATGCACGTTACCAGAGCCCCAGACATCCCTATGAAAAACATGCTCCTAGACATTCTTCATGGGAACCTAAATCCGCGTCCGAGAGCTTCGATCCAAGCAAAAGTCTACGAAGGCGATATTCCCCTTCAGAGAGGAGACACGAGAGAGACAGAAGTTACGAGAGGGAGAGAAGAGCCAAGGAACATAGACATAGAGAATATTATAGATCAAGCCGGAGCCCGAGTTCTAGTCGTAGACATAGCAGAAGTCCTTCGAGACACAGCTACAGAGATAAAGAGGATTATTACAGAGAGAAATATTATAGAGACAGAGAGAGATATTATGAGGAGAGAAGGAGACACGAATATGAAAGAAGAAGGAGTCCATCTCATTACAGTGATCACAGAAGAAGTCACAGTAGGAGCTATGACAGGAGGCACTACAGATCTCCGGAGCGCAGACACTCACGGCATCCGGAACCTCACTACTCACACAGTAGACACAGATCTCCATCCTCCAGAAGCAGATCTGAAACACAGAAGCCCATGACtgatagagaaaaaatattagaGGATTTTAA GAAAAACTACTGTAAGACATCAGAAGACTTTATAAGAAAGATGGAGAAATGGTCTAAAGAACACAATTCAGATGAGGAAGAA aaTCCAAAAATGTGGTACCGAAGTTCACCAGCGGAACTTTACTACAAAGCAATAGAAAGAGGTGTGgagcaaacaaacaaattgGAGAAAATATGTGAGAAGTTCCACAAAACATTAATAGAAAGGGGAAGGAATGCCAGACCAGAGAAAGATGAATTGCCTCCACTGAAGTTGAAAAGTAAAGTGTGCAAGCATGgaa TGGATGACAAGAGTTCATCGTCGTCTTCGTCGGAAAGTGATGGATGTATTGATGACGAAAGCTTACAGGGCTACACTGATAGGATTTTGCTGGAGCTACAACGTAAACAAAGTCATCCAAGAAGACTACACCCAGAACtatg gttTAACAACACGGGCGAGATGAACGGCGGTCCACTATGTCGGTGCAGCGCACGCGCCCGTCGCTACGGCATACCCCACGGCGTATACGCCGGCGAAACTAAATACCCCAAGTGTGTGCCCACACAGAGTAATATCGACAGGCTGTATCATTATCG gATAACAGTGTCACCGCCAACCAACTTCCTCATTAAGGCTCCAACCATCATCGCTCATGATGAGCACGAGTTTCTATTCTCTGGTTTCTCCATGTTCTCCCACTATAAGCTGGCTAAGCTGCCCAAATGTAAAGTGATCAGGTTCAACATAGAGTATACCATCTTGTATGTTGAAGAACCAGCACCACAGAATTTCACTATACAGGAGCTTGATATGTTTG AAGAGTATCTGTTCACCGAGCTGCTGGAGCTGATAGACCTGGACCTGGGCAAGTCCACCGACACCACCTGCTCGCAGTTCCACTTCATGCCGCGCTTTGTGAGGTTCCTTCCTGAGGGGGGATGCGAG GTGCTGTCAATGTGTGAGGTGCTAAAATATTTGATCAGCGAAAGCGGGCCGCTGATACCCCGCGAGACGCTGCCCCGAGTACACGAGATGGACCACTACAGCTGGCAGAAGTTCGTAGATAGGATCAAAG GCATGATAGTAACATACCCCGGCAAGAAACCATGCTCGGTGCGGGTTGACCAGGTTGATCGGAGCCCGCCTACCGCTGACAAGAACAGCGAAGAGGCCAAGAGTTACTATCCTGAGATTGTGCACTTCGGTATACGCCCACCGCAGCTGAGCTACGCTGGTAATCCTGA GTATCAGAAAGCATGGCGGTACTACGTGAAATGCCGTCATCTAATAGCCAACATGGCTAAACCGTCCTTCGAGGAGAGGCAGAAGTTAGCAGCTAAAGAAGCAAAACTTCAAGAAATGAGAACTCAAAGTAAGATGAAACGGGATGTGACCGTTGCGATATCGTCCGAGGGCTTCCATACTACGGGACTGATGTGCGATGTCGTGCAG catGCAATGCTTATCCCAGTTTTAGTACGACATCTTCGTTTCCACAAATCCCTAGACTGTTTGGAGGAGAAAATCGGATACGTGTTCAAACAGCGGTCCTTACTTCAGACGGCATTTACTCATCCGTCATATAGAGAGACATTCGGTACTAACCCAGATCACGCTAGGAATAGTTTGACCAACTGTGGGATAAGGCAGCCCGAGTATGGTGATAGGAGGATACATTATACGAGAAAGAAGG GTATTGTCACCCTAATAAACATAATGTCTCGGTTCGGAAAATTAAGCGAGACAGAATCCGAGATTAAACATAATGAGAGGCTCGAGTTTCTTGGAGATGCGGTAGTGGAGTTCATATCGTCTATACACCTGTTCCGAATGTTCCCCGGGCTGGCTGAAGGAGGTTTGGCGACTTATAGAGCGTCCATAGTCCAAAATCAGCATTTGGCGCAGTTGGCTAAG AACATAGGTCTAGAACAGTACATGTTATACGCACACGGGGCTGACCTCTGTCGCGAGGTGGTGATGAGGCACGCCATGGCTAACTGCTTCGAAGCGTTAATGGGAGCGCTGTTCTTGGACGGAGGATTGGAG ATAACAGACCGAGTATTCAGTCTAGCTCTTTGGCACAACGAACCTGATCTTCTCGAGGTATGGAGCAGAGAGCGACCACATCCGTTGCAAGAACAAGAACCGTTGGGAGATAGACATTATATCAAGGACTTTGAGTTCCTGCAGCGGCTTACTAAATTCGAGGATTCTATAG GTGTACAATTCAAGCACATTCGTCTCCTGGCTCGCGCGTTCACGGACCGCTCCGTGGGCTTCACCCATCTCACCATGGGCTCCAACCAGCGGCTGGAGTTTCTGGGTGACACTGTTCTGCAACTGGTGGTGTCTGACCGCCTGTACCGACACTTCCCTGATCATCATGAGGGACATTTATCC TTGCTGCGTTCATCGCTGGTCAACAATCGCACGCAGTCTATGGTGTGTGATGACCTTGATATGTCCACGTACGCCATCTATAACAATCCAAAATCCAAGCCCACAACCAAGAAACACAAGGCCGATCTGCTTGAGGCTTTCCTGGGTGCGCTTTATATTGACAAG AACCTGGAGTACTGCCAGGTGTTCTGCAACGCGTGCCTGTTCCCGCGACTCCAGGAGTTTATCCTCAATCAGGACTGGAACGACCCCAAGTCGAAGCTGCAGCAGTGCTGTCTTACTCTGCGATCTATGGAGGGCGGGGAACCCGATATACCTATGTACAA GGTGATCGAGTGCCTGGGTCCGACGAACACGCGCGTGTACACCGTCGGCGTATACTTCCGCGGTCAGCGGCTGGCGGCCGCGCGCGGACACTCCATACAGGAGGCCGAGATGAACGCCGCGGAGACCGCGTTGAGCGCCGCGCACG AATTATTCCCGCAACTGGACCATCAAAAGCGCGTCATCGCGAAGAGCATTCGAAAGAAGAAAAATCATCCAAACAACCGGTACTCGTTACTAGACAAAATGGAGTCAAAACGCAAAGCGATGAGAGAGAATATGCCTAAGGCTTACAG aCTCGACTCTAGAGCCAGTTCGGAGGAGAGTAGCGTTCACGAGGTTTCCGATATCGAAGAGGCGCCTCCGACAAATAAATCGGACGACGATTCCGGATGCGACGCGGAATCAGAAGCGGAAGAAGGGGAAGAAGACAAGCTAGAAAACGTTCAAGTGTCAAGTCTGCTAAATGACATGCAAAGAATCAAGGAAGATTTCATCAAACGCAACGAGTATGAAAAACTTAAGGAGAAATGTAGGAATTCTGACTCGGATAATTAG
- the LOC121734939 gene encoding mitochondrial tRNA-specific 2-thiouridylase 1 codes for MFRKVAVGISGGVDSAVAALLLKRANYQVEGVFMRNWDSNYESGLCSDEKDFEDASFVCRKLDIPLHKVYFIKEYWNEVFAVLLKEYETGLTPNPDILCNRYIKFDSFFEHCRNNLAVDAIATGHYANTSFGPYLERYKDDEEAKLLQPLDLYKDQTFFLSQVKQFSLRKCMFPLANLLKSQVREIARKEGLLRVADKRDSTGICFIGKNKFKKFIEDFIQTRKGQFIDIDNGKVVGEHSGIHKWTVGQRCCLKDWKDAYFVFKKDMTTNNIYVVPGTKHPALWNNICFTETPHWICQMPVEIKENHVLHCYFRFQHTKPLVSCRVVTNSEGLTILLDEPLRALTEGQYAVFYKDGECLGSAKMKSICHNLNF; via the exons atgtttaggAAAGTTGCTGTTGGCATTTCTGGGGGAGTAGACAGTGCTGTAGCTGCACTTTTATTAAAAAGAGCTA ATTATCAAGTGGAAGGTGTGTTTATGAGAAATTGGGACAGTAACTATGAGTCCGGTTTATGTTCTGACGAAAAGGATTTTGAGGATGCTTCGTTTGTTTGCCGTAAGCTCGACATTCCCTTGCACAAAGTGTATTTCATAAAAGAGTACTGGAACGAAGTATTTGCCGTGCTGCTTAAGGAATACGAGACTGGTCTTACGCCTAATCCTGACATTTTGTGCAATAGATATATTAAATTTGATAGCTTCTTTGAACATTGCAGGAATAATTTAGCTGTTGATGCAATAGCAACAGGGCACTATGCAAATACGTCCTTTGGTCCTTATCTGGAACGTTACAAGGACGACGAAG AAGCAAAACTTCTCCAACCCCTAGACCTATACAAGGACCAAACATTTTTCCTGTCTCAAGTAAAACAGTTTTCACTAAGAAAATGTATGTTTCCCTTGGCAAATCTACTTAAGAGTCAAGTGAGAGAAATTGCTCGGAAAGAAGGACTGTTGAGGGTAGCTGACAAAAGAGACAGTACTGGAATCTGTTTCATAGGaaagaataaatttaaaaaatttattgaaGAT tTTATTCAAACTAGAAAAGGGCAATTTATAGATATTGACAATGGAAAAGTAGTTGGGGAACACAGTGGAATACATAAGTGGACAGTCGGACAGAGATGTTGTCTGAAAGACTGGAAAGATGCCTATTTTGTGTTCAAGAAAGATATgacaacaaataatatttatgtt GTTCCTGGTACAAAACATCCTGCTTTGTGGAACAACATTTGCTTTACAGAGACTCCCCATTGGATTTGTCAAATGCCAGtagaaattaaagaaaatcaCGTACTTCACTGCTACTTTAGATTTCAACACACAAAGCCTTTGGTGTCATGTAGAGTAGTTACTAATTCTGAAGGCCTAACTATATTACTTGATGAACCTTTGAGGGCTTTGACTGAAGGTCAATATGCTGTGTTCTATAAAGACGGTGAATGTTTAGGTAGTGCTAAGATGAAAAGCATTTGTCATAATTTGAACTTTTAA